DNA from Chloroflexota bacterium:
CCGGAATACGCCCCTCCGGGGAAACACCTGCTTCAGGCATGGGCTGCCCCGGATTCCTCTTTTCTCCCTATGGATACCGCCAGGGAAATCGACCTGGTAGTCCAGGACATAAGAGACAGCATCCCCCAGTTCGACCGGGAGGCTGAAATTCTGCATGTCAGCTACTGGCAGAAGGACTGGCCGATGTACCGGGCGATGCCAGGCGCCCTCACTCAGAAGACTTCTGTAGAGAACCTGTACAATGTGGGTGACGGGGTAGCGCCCCTGGTGCCTCTGGGCCTGCCTGCTTGCGCTGAGACTGCCCGCATCGTAGTGGAAGATATCAAACAGCGGATCAAACCCGCTCCAGCCTGATCCTGAAAAGGAGGTAACCTATGCTGGCGGTTGACGAGAATAGATGTGTCGGCTGCGGTCTGTGTGTCACCATTTGTCCCCGCGAGGCCCTGAGGGCCTGGGGGGTATGCCAGATAAACCGCGAGGAGTGCAATGATTGTCTCGTCTGTGTGGACTACTGCCCTGTGGACGCACTGGCGGTTCTGGAGGAAAGCAAAACCTGAAACAGCACCAGGATATATCGCGCTGATCGAATGACTATTCAGTCAGATAGAAAGAAGTCCACCGACAATCTATTGATAAGGCAGTCGCTTGCTCTCCCGGATCAATTCGATTGCCTTCTTGTGTAACTTCCCCAGACATACATTCAGGTTATCGCGGTCTTTCTCTGACAGGCAGGATATCAAGTCTTTTTGAGCGGCATCCGCCTTGCTCTGTTCTTTGAAGGCCTGCTCACCCTTCTTAGTCAATACCACCCTGACCTGGTTCTTCCTGGCCAGGTTCTTTTCTTTTCGGACCAGACCCCGATTTTCCATGCGGCTGATCAGCCCTGATATTGTATGAGGCTCCCTGTAGAGAGAACGCGCCAGTATAGCAGGGGTTACCGGTTCCTTGGACGCTTTCACGAAGTAAATGACACTCGCCTCGATCAATGAGAGCCCGGCCACCCCGTGCAGTTCAACCTCTCTGGCTCTGCGTATTGCCTGCGCAGTCCGGTTCCACAGCACCCAGATGTTATCAATTGCATCCACTTTCTTTACTTTAGCTTCCATCTCACTCCTCACTGAAAACAATGTAGTTCTTATTACATCCTTATATCCACTGTTATACCAGTGTTTTTCATGAG
Protein-coding regions in this window:
- a CDS encoding MarR family transcriptional regulator, translated to MEAKVKKVDAIDNIWVLWNRTAQAIRRAREVELHGVAGLSLIEASVIYFVKASKEPVTPAILARSLYREPHTISGLISRMENRGLVRKEKNLARKNQVRVVLTKKGEQAFKEQSKADAAQKDLISCLSEKDRDNLNVCLGKLHKKAIELIRESKRLPYQ
- a CDS encoding 4Fe-4S binding protein, translated to MLAVDENRCVGCGLCVTICPREALRAWGVCQINREECNDCLVCVDYCPVDALAVLEESKT